One window of Canis lupus baileyi chromosome 21, mCanLup2.hap1, whole genome shotgun sequence genomic DNA carries:
- the TMX2 gene encoding thioredoxin-related transmembrane protein 2 isoform X4: MFSKVANAILFFRLDIRMGLLYITLCIVFLMTCKPPLYMGPEYIKYFNDKTIDEELERDKRVTWIVEFFANWSNDCQSFAPIYADLSLKYNCTGLNFGKVDVGRYTDVSVRYKVSTSPLTKQLPTLILFQGGKEVMRRPQIDKKGRAVSWTFSEENVIREFNLNELYQRAKKLSKAGDNIPEEQPVAPTPTEVPDGESKKDK, encoded by the exons ATGTTTAGTAAAGTGGCCAATGCAATTCTTTTCTTCCGTCTGGATATTCGCATGGGCCTGCTTTACATCACACTGTGCATAG tGTTCCTGATGACATGCAAGCCTCCCCTGTATATGGGCCCTGAATATATCAAGTACTTCAATGATAAGACCATTGAT GAAGAGCTAGAGCGGGACAAGAGGGTCACTTGGATTGTGGAGTTCTTTGCCAATTGGTCTAATGACTGCCAGTCGTTTGCTCCCATCTATGCTGACCTCTCCCTCAA gtACAACTGTACGGGGCTAAATTTTGGGAAGGTGGACGTCGGACGCTATACTGATGTTAGTGTACG GTACAAAGTGAGCACATCACCCCTCACCAAGCAGCTCCCGACCCTGATCCTGTTCCAAGGTGGCAAGGAGGTCATGCGGCGGCCACAGATTGACAAGAAAGGACGAGCTGTCTCTTGGACCTTCTCTGAG GAGAATGTGATCCGAGAATTCAACTTGAATGAACTCTATCAACGGGCCAAGAAGCTATCAAAGGCTGGAGATAATATCCCCGAGGAGCAGCctgtggcccccacccccacggaAGTACCAGATGGGGAAagcaagaaagacaaatag
- the MED19 gene encoding mediator of RNA polymerase II transcription subunit 19 isoform X2, protein MKTTDARHRDRAGAEETMENFSALFGAQADPPPPPSALGFGPGKPPPPPPPPPGGGPGTAPPSTAATAPPGADKSAAGCGPFYLMRELPGSTELTGSTNLITHYNLEHSYNKFCGKKVKEKLSNFLPDLPGMIDLPGSHDNSSLRSLIEKPPILGGSFNPITGTMLAGFRLHTGPLPEQCRLMHIQPPKKKNKHKHKQSRTQDPVPPETPSDSDHKKKKKKKEEDPERKRKKKEKKKKKNRHSPDHPGVGGSQASSSSSLR, encoded by the exons ATGAAAACGACCGACGCCAGACACAGGGACCGCGCCGGGGCGGAGGAGACGATGGAGAATTTCTCGGCGCTGTTCGGAGCTCAAGCtgacccaccaccaccaccaagcgCGCTCGGCTTCGGACCAGGAaagcctccacctcctcctccccctcctccggGCGGGGGCCCCGGCACGGCCCCGCCGTCCACCGCGGCCACGGCTCCCCCCGGCGCCGACAAGTCGGCGGCTGGCTGCGGTCCCTTCTACCTTATGCGGGAACTGCCAG GTAGCACCGAGCTGACAGGCAGCACCAATCTGATCACACACTACAACCTGGAACATTCCTATAATAAATTTTGTGGGAAGAAGGTGAAGGAGAAACTCAGTAACTTCCTGCCGGACCTGCCAGGAATGATTGATCTGCCTGGTTCCCACGATAACAGCAGCCTCCGTTCTCTCATCGAGAAACCCCCTATTCTTGGTGGCTCTTTTAATCCCATCACAGGGACCATGCTGGCTGGTTTTCGCCTCCACACTGGCCCG TTACCAGAGCAGTGTCGCCTGATGCATATTCAGCCGCCCAAGAAGAAGAATAAGCACAAGCACAAACAGAGCCGTACCCAGGATCCTGTTCCCCCAG AAACACCATCTGATTCTGatcacaagaagaagaaaaagaaaaaagaggaggatcCTGAacggaaaaggaagaagaaagagaagaagaaaaagaag AACCGACACAGTCCAGACCACCCAGGCGTGGGCGGCTCTcaggccagcagcagcagcagcctccgCTAA
- the TMX2 gene encoding thioredoxin-related transmembrane protein 2 isoform X1 translates to MAVLAPLIALVYSVPRLSRWLARPYYLLSALLSVAFLLVRKLPPLCSSLPTQREDGNPCDFDWREVEILMFLSAIVMMKNRRSITVEQHIGNIFMFSKVANAILFFRLDIRMGLLYITLCIVFLMTCKPPLYMGPEYIKYFNDKTIDEELERDKRVTWIVEFFANWSNDCQSFAPIYADLSLKYNCTGLNFGKVDVGRYTDVSVRYKVSTSPLTKQLPTLILFQGGKEVMRRPQIDKKGRAVSWTFSEENVIREFNLNELYQRAKKLSKAGDNIPEEQPVAPTPTEVPDGESKKDK, encoded by the exons ATGGCGGTCCTGGCACCTCTAATCGCTCTGGTGTATTCGGTGCCACGACTTTCACGATGGCTGGCCCGACCTTATTATCTCCTGTCAGCCCTGCTTTCTGTTGCATTCTTACTCGTGAGGAAGCTGCCCCCTCTCTGTAGCAGTCTCCCCACGCAGCGCGAAGACGGCAACCCGTGTGACTTTGACTGG AGAGAAGTAGAGATCCTCATGTTCCTCAGTGCCATCGTGATGATGAAGAACCGCAGATCCA TCACTGTGGAGCAGCATATAGGCAACATCTTCATGTTTAGTAAAGTGGCCAATGCAATTCTTTTCTTCCGTCTGGATATTCGCATGGGCCTGCTTTACATCACACTGTGCATAG tGTTCCTGATGACATGCAAGCCTCCCCTGTATATGGGCCCTGAATATATCAAGTACTTCAATGATAAGACCATTGAT GAAGAGCTAGAGCGGGACAAGAGGGTCACTTGGATTGTGGAGTTCTTTGCCAATTGGTCTAATGACTGCCAGTCGTTTGCTCCCATCTATGCTGACCTCTCCCTCAA gtACAACTGTACGGGGCTAAATTTTGGGAAGGTGGACGTCGGACGCTATACTGATGTTAGTGTACG GTACAAAGTGAGCACATCACCCCTCACCAAGCAGCTCCCGACCCTGATCCTGTTCCAAGGTGGCAAGGAGGTCATGCGGCGGCCACAGATTGACAAGAAAGGACGAGCTGTCTCTTGGACCTTCTCTGAG GAGAATGTGATCCGAGAATTCAACTTGAATGAACTCTATCAACGGGCCAAGAAGCTATCAAAGGCTGGAGATAATATCCCCGAGGAGCAGCctgtggcccccacccccacggaAGTACCAGATGGGGAAagcaagaaagacaaatag
- the TMX2 gene encoding thioredoxin-related transmembrane protein 2 isoform X3: MFLSAIVMMKNRRSITVEQHIGNIFMFSKVANAILFFRLDIRMGLLYITLCIVFLMTCKPPLYMGPEYIKYFNDKTIDEELERDKRVTWIVEFFANWSNDCQSFAPIYADLSLKYNCTGLNFGKVDVGRYTDVSVRYKVSTSPLTKQLPTLILFQGGKEVMRRPQIDKKGRAVSWTFSEENVIREFNLNELYQRAKKLSKAGDNIPEEQPVAPTPTEVPDGESKKDK, from the exons ATGTTCCTCAGTGCCATCGTGATGATGAAGAACCGCAGATCCA TCACTGTGGAGCAGCATATAGGCAACATCTTCATGTTTAGTAAAGTGGCCAATGCAATTCTTTTCTTCCGTCTGGATATTCGCATGGGCCTGCTTTACATCACACTGTGCATAG tGTTCCTGATGACATGCAAGCCTCCCCTGTATATGGGCCCTGAATATATCAAGTACTTCAATGATAAGACCATTGAT GAAGAGCTAGAGCGGGACAAGAGGGTCACTTGGATTGTGGAGTTCTTTGCCAATTGGTCTAATGACTGCCAGTCGTTTGCTCCCATCTATGCTGACCTCTCCCTCAA gtACAACTGTACGGGGCTAAATTTTGGGAAGGTGGACGTCGGACGCTATACTGATGTTAGTGTACG GTACAAAGTGAGCACATCACCCCTCACCAAGCAGCTCCCGACCCTGATCCTGTTCCAAGGTGGCAAGGAGGTCATGCGGCGGCCACAGATTGACAAGAAAGGACGAGCTGTCTCTTGGACCTTCTCTGAG GAGAATGTGATCCGAGAATTCAACTTGAATGAACTCTATCAACGGGCCAAGAAGCTATCAAAGGCTGGAGATAATATCCCCGAGGAGCAGCctgtggcccccacccccacggaAGTACCAGATGGGGAAagcaagaaagacaaatag
- the TMX2 gene encoding thioredoxin-related transmembrane protein 2 isoform X2, with protein MAVLAPLIALVYSVPRLSRWLARPYYLLSALLSVAFLLVRKLPPLCSSLPTQREDGNPCDFDWREVEILMFLSAIVMMKNRRSMFLMTCKPPLYMGPEYIKYFNDKTIDEELERDKRVTWIVEFFANWSNDCQSFAPIYADLSLKYNCTGLNFGKVDVGRYTDVSVRYKVSTSPLTKQLPTLILFQGGKEVMRRPQIDKKGRAVSWTFSEENVIREFNLNELYQRAKKLSKAGDNIPEEQPVAPTPTEVPDGESKKDK; from the exons ATGGCGGTCCTGGCACCTCTAATCGCTCTGGTGTATTCGGTGCCACGACTTTCACGATGGCTGGCCCGACCTTATTATCTCCTGTCAGCCCTGCTTTCTGTTGCATTCTTACTCGTGAGGAAGCTGCCCCCTCTCTGTAGCAGTCTCCCCACGCAGCGCGAAGACGGCAACCCGTGTGACTTTGACTGG AGAGAAGTAGAGATCCTCATGTTCCTCAGTGCCATCGTGATGATGAAGAACCGCAGATCCA tGTTCCTGATGACATGCAAGCCTCCCCTGTATATGGGCCCTGAATATATCAAGTACTTCAATGATAAGACCATTGAT GAAGAGCTAGAGCGGGACAAGAGGGTCACTTGGATTGTGGAGTTCTTTGCCAATTGGTCTAATGACTGCCAGTCGTTTGCTCCCATCTATGCTGACCTCTCCCTCAA gtACAACTGTACGGGGCTAAATTTTGGGAAGGTGGACGTCGGACGCTATACTGATGTTAGTGTACG GTACAAAGTGAGCACATCACCCCTCACCAAGCAGCTCCCGACCCTGATCCTGTTCCAAGGTGGCAAGGAGGTCATGCGGCGGCCACAGATTGACAAGAAAGGACGAGCTGTCTCTTGGACCTTCTCTGAG GAGAATGTGATCCGAGAATTCAACTTGAATGAACTCTATCAACGGGCCAAGAAGCTATCAAAGGCTGGAGATAATATCCCCGAGGAGCAGCctgtggcccccacccccacggaAGTACCAGATGGGGAAagcaagaaagacaaatag
- the BTBD18 gene encoding BTB/POZ domain-containing protein 18, with translation MCSPASSKILYRNPRFLRLAFLQLHHQQQTGVFCDVLLQAEGEAVPAHCCILSACSPFFTERLERERPAQGRKVVLELGGLKIRTLRKLVDFLYTSEMEVSREEAQDVLSAARQLRVSELESLQLEGGKLVKAPQGRRLNRECLQPPSAAPISARVVASSRRPRTPLPATQTPCPLGPVRLKSSGKEEGPLEKSNRQNAENLSGNLLLKKKARACPIPQEKCSSPSGHSQGPKESKSDPALAPTALSPPSMYPSVDERLLPRKIRLSRSKPSPDICTSKPSSMVSGPSSVPTVPGRRLWRQKSINKVPEDKEKPGRASPLQSIPSPSGLGKTGGSKKRSPEVRAPNSDSAEEGQVGRVKLRKIVNGTCWEVVQDPPLKNSQDSPQIPESQYPEEPASTQPSSLNELETSSARVDLCQDSPMCPRLQDILLSASHSPDHPVVKSEFGSSLELVGKEPGLDIDCREPYAFDTALLGQPCEAEEYRITSAAATSELEEILDFMLCGSDIEPPIGSLESPEAEGCRTPSYHLTETGKNWIEGEEWCLPDMELWPRELSGLEKEPVDENKEPIEPFGPLVMHSENKEPIESLSPLVLPSEVSEGEVLSVGGSWTPDLEITSSQPLDGQREKLHMDSLDLPQRSYEDLSPPCSNWMDTRPEVSLSMDEVLYPAPEAGKELLGNSELLDPLPASSEEEEIDVVDWTLEGRLVPTDIPSVWPDPSSESDTEIDILT, from the exons ATGTGCTCTCCTGCAAGTTCCAAAATCCTATACAGGAACCCCCGGTTTCTCCGGTTAGCTTTTCTGCAGCTGCATCACCAGCAACAGACTGGTGTGTTCTGTGATGTCCTTCTGCAGGCAGAAG GTGAGGCAGTCCCAGCCCATTGCTGCATCCTGTCAGCCTGCAGTCCCTTCTTCACAGAGCGTCTGGAGCGGGAGAGGCCAGCTCAGGGTCGGAAGGTGGTGCTGGAGCTGGGGGGCTTGAAGATCAGGACACTGAGGAAGCTGGTGGACTTCTTATATACCTCAGAGATGGAAGTATCTCGAGAAGAAGCCCAGGATGTGCTTTCTGCTGCCCGTCAGCTCCGTGTATCTGAGCTAGAATCCCTTCAACTAGAGGGTGGGAAGTTGGTAAAGGCCCCCCAGGGCCGAAGACTGAACCGGGAGTGCTTACAGCCTCCAAGTGCTGCACCAATCTCTGCCAGGGTGGTGGCATCCAGCCGTCGACCTCGGACTCCACTCCCTGCAACCCAGACTCCTTGTCCTCTTGGGCCAGTGAGATTAAAGTCCtcggggaaggaggaggggccctTGGAGAAAAGCAACAGACAGAATGCAGAGAACTTGTCCGGCAATCTTCTGCTCAAGAAGAAGGCCAGAGCTTGCCCAATTCCACAAGAAAAGTGTTCTTCACCATCAGGCCACAGCCAGGGACCGAAAGAGAGTAAGAGTGACCCTGCCCTTGCTCCTACGGCACTTTCCCCACCCAGTATGTACCCTTCTGTGGATGAGCGGCTATTGCCCAGAAAGATCAGACTGAGTCGCTCAAAGCCATCTCCTGATATCTGTACATCTAAGCCTTCCAGCATGGTAAGCGGACCCAGCTCAGTACCCACAGTCCCTGGCCGGCGTCTTTGGCGGCAGAAGAGTATAAATAAAGTACCAGAAGACAAGGAGAAACCAGGGAGAGCTAGTCCTCTACAGAGCATCCCAAGCCCATCTGGTCTTGGAAAGACAGGTGGGAGCAAGAAGAGGAGCCCTGAAGTCAGGGCACCTAACTCAGACTCTGCAGAAGAGGGGCAGGTTGGAAGAGTGAAGCTTCGGAAAATTGTCAATGGAACATGCTGGGAGGTGGTACAAGACCCTCCCCTCAAAAACTCTCAAGATAGCCCTCAGATCCCAGAATCTCAATACCCAGAAGAGCCTGCGAGTACTCAGCCATCCTCACTTAATGAGCTGGAAACGTCATCTGCTAGGGTAGACCTGTGTCAGGACTCCCCCATGTGCCCTAGGCTACAAGACATTCTGTTATCTGCTAGCCACTCCCCAGACCACCCAGTGGTGAAATCCGAGTTTGGGTCCAGTCTAGAGCTGGTAGGGAAGGAACCTGGGCTGGATATTGACTGCCGAGAGCCCTATGCATTTGACACAGCCCTGCTGGGGCAGCCCTGCGAAGCTGAGGAGTACCGTATCACAAGTGCTGCTGCCACCAGTGAGCTGGAGGAGATCCTAGACTTCATGCTGTGTGGCTCAGACATTGAGCCACCCATAGGGTCTCTGGAAAGTCCTGAAGCCGAGGGCTGCAGGACCCCTAGCTATCACCTGACAGAAACAGGAAAGAACTGGATTGAAGGGGAGGAATGGTGTTTGCCAGACATGGAACTCTGGCCCAGGGAGCTCTCAGGATTGGAAAAAGAACCTGTTGATGAGAACAAAGAGCCAATTGAGCCCTTTGGCCCCCTTGTCATGCACTCTGAGAACAAAGAGCCCATCGAGTCCCTTAGCCCCCTTGTCTTACCCTCTGAGGTAAGTGAAGGGGAGGTACTTTCAGTAGGAGGCTCTTGGACTCCAGATCTGGAAATTACCAGCTCCCAACCACTGGATGGTCAGAGAGAGAAGCTTCACATGGACTCTCTTGACCTTCCCCAAAGGTCCTATGAGGATCTCTCACCTCCCTGTTCAAACTGGATGGACACTAGGCCAGAAGTGTCCCTAAGTATGGATGAGGTATTATATCCTGCTCCAGAAGCAGGCAAGGAGCTACTTGGCAACTCTGAATTGTTGGACCCACTTCCTGCCAGCTCCGAAGAGGAAGAGATTGATGTGGTGGACTGGACATTAGAGGGGAGGCTGGTGCCCACTGATATTCCCTCTGTGTGGCCCGACCCTTCCTCAGAGTCAGACACAGAGATAGACATATTAACGTAG
- the SELENOH gene encoding selenoprotein H, whose product MASRGRKRKAEAAGVAAAEKRDKPASGRKAVEEATVVIEHCTSURVYGRNAAALSQALRLETPELPVEVNPAKPRRGSFEVTLLRPDGSSVELWTGIKKGPPRKLKFPEPQEVVKALKQHLS is encoded by the exons ATGGCTTCTCGCGGGAGGAAGCGGAAGGCCGAGGCGGCGGGGGTCGCGGCGGCGGAGAAACGGGACAAGCCGGCGAGCGGCAGGAAGGCCGTGGAGGAGGCGACCGTCGTGATCGAGCATTG CACGAGCTGACGCGTCTACGGGCGCAACGCCGCGGCCCTGAGCCAGGCGCTGCGCCTGGAGACCCCGGAGCTCCCGGTGGAGGTGAATCCGGCCAAGCCCCGGCGGGGCAGCTTCGAGGTGACGCTGCTGCGCCCGGACGGCAGCA GTGTGGAGCTTTGGACTGGGATTAAGAAGGGGCCCCCACGCAAACTCAAGTTCCCTGAGCCTCAAGAGGTGGTGAAGGCGCTGAAGCAGCACCTTTCGTAG
- the MED19 gene encoding mediator of RNA polymerase II transcription subunit 19 isoform X1 — translation MKTTDARHRDRAGAEETMENFSALFGAQADPPPPPSALGFGPGKPPPPPPPPPGGGPGTAPPSTAATAPPGADKSAAGCGPFYLMRELPGSTELTGSTNLITHYNLEHSYNKFCGKKVKEKLSNFLPDLPGMIDLPGSHDNSSLRSLIEKPPILGGSFNPITGTMLAGFRLHTGPLPEQCRLMHIQPPKKKNKHKHKQSRTQDPVPPGDRHTLFPTETPSDSDHKKKKKKKEEDPERKRKKKEKKKKKNRHSPDHPGVGGSQASSSSSLR, via the exons ATGAAAACGACCGACGCCAGACACAGGGACCGCGCCGGGGCGGAGGAGACGATGGAGAATTTCTCGGCGCTGTTCGGAGCTCAAGCtgacccaccaccaccaccaagcgCGCTCGGCTTCGGACCAGGAaagcctccacctcctcctccccctcctccggGCGGGGGCCCCGGCACGGCCCCGCCGTCCACCGCGGCCACGGCTCCCCCCGGCGCCGACAAGTCGGCGGCTGGCTGCGGTCCCTTCTACCTTATGCGGGAACTGCCAG GTAGCACCGAGCTGACAGGCAGCACCAATCTGATCACACACTACAACCTGGAACATTCCTATAATAAATTTTGTGGGAAGAAGGTGAAGGAGAAACTCAGTAACTTCCTGCCGGACCTGCCAGGAATGATTGATCTGCCTGGTTCCCACGATAACAGCAGCCTCCGTTCTCTCATCGAGAAACCCCCTATTCTTGGTGGCTCTTTTAATCCCATCACAGGGACCATGCTGGCTGGTTTTCGCCTCCACACTGGCCCG TTACCAGAGCAGTGTCGCCTGATGCATATTCAGCCGCCCAAGAAGAAGAATAAGCACAAGCACAAACAGAGCCGTACCCAGGATCCTGTTCCCCCAG GTGATCGGCACACACTGTTTCCTACAGAAACACCATCTGATTCTGatcacaagaagaagaaaaagaaaaaagaggaggatcCTGAacggaaaaggaagaagaaagagaagaagaaaaagaag AACCGACACAGTCCAGACCACCCAGGCGTGGGCGGCTCTcaggccagcagcagcagcagcctccgCTAA